From the genome of Desmospora profundinema, one region includes:
- a CDS encoding bifunctional 3-deoxy-7-phosphoheptulonate synthase/chorismate mutase, whose protein sequence is MSQEQKSPDLERLRSRVDEINQQLLELLSQRAELAKAIGEVKKAQGVNRFDPVRERDMLDQLVADNPGPFDNDTIRHLFKQIFKASLDLQQKDHKKALLVSRKRHPEDTVVHVGEIPVGHDTKTIVAGPCSVESEDQVRQVAQALRKQGISLLRGGAFKPRTSPYDFQGMGIEGLQILRRVADEFDLKVISEIVNPADMEMAEQYVDVIQIGARNMQNFELLKAAGAASRPVFLKRGMSATVEEFLFAAEYIVSRGNSQVMLCERGIRTYEKWTRNTLDISAVPILKQESHLPVFVDITHSTGRRDIQLPVARAALAAGADGIMLEVHPDPSVALSDANQQIDIPRFHTFMEEIRQTGLVAPAPVTVG, encoded by the coding sequence ATGAGCCAGGAACAGAAGAGCCCAGACCTTGAACGTTTGCGAAGCCGGGTGGATGAGATTAACCAGCAGTTGCTGGAGTTGCTGAGCCAACGGGCTGAGCTGGCCAAAGCCATTGGTGAGGTGAAAAAAGCACAAGGGGTCAACCGCTTTGATCCCGTCCGGGAGCGGGACATGTTGGATCAGTTGGTTGCGGATAATCCCGGTCCTTTTGACAATGATACGATCCGGCATCTGTTCAAACAGATTTTCAAAGCTTCCCTCGATCTGCAGCAGAAGGACCATAAAAAGGCGCTGCTGGTGAGTCGCAAGCGGCATCCGGAAGATACGGTTGTCCACGTTGGAGAAATTCCGGTTGGTCATGACACGAAAACGATTGTAGCAGGACCTTGCTCCGTGGAATCGGAAGATCAAGTGCGCCAAGTCGCCCAAGCTTTGCGGAAACAAGGGATCTCTCTATTGCGGGGTGGCGCTTTTAAACCGCGCACTTCTCCCTATGATTTTCAGGGTATGGGGATCGAGGGGCTTCAGATCTTACGTCGGGTTGCCGATGAATTTGATTTGAAGGTGATTAGTGAGATTGTCAATCCCGCTGATATGGAGATGGCGGAGCAGTATGTGGATGTGATCCAGATCGGTGCCCGCAATATGCAGAACTTTGAGCTTCTCAAGGCTGCGGGAGCAGCGTCTCGACCGGTTTTTCTGAAACGGGGCATGTCCGCCACGGTGGAAGAGTTCCTGTTTGCGGCGGAATACATTGTTTCCCGTGGGAACAGCCAGGTCATGTTGTGCGAGCGGGGGATTCGCACATACGAAAAATGGACGCGTAACACCTTGGACATTTCGGCGGTTCCGATTTTGAAGCAGGAAAGCCATCTGCCTGTTTTTGTGGATATTACCCATTCCACCGGCCGACGGGACATCCAGTTGCCCGTGGCTCGTGCAGCATTGGCCGCGGGTGCGGATGGAATTATGCTAGAGGTGCACCCCGATCCGTCTGTGGCATTGTCAGACGCCAATCAACAAATCGATATTCCACGATTCCATACGTTTATGGAGGAGATTCGTCAGACTGGTTTGGTAGCACCCGCTCCTGTTACCGTCGGTTGA
- the ccpA gene encoding catabolite control protein A, with protein MGKKKETITIYDVAREAGVSMATVSRVVNGNPNVKPVTRKKVLETIRRMGYRPNAVARGLASKKTTTVGVVIPDISYAFFAELTRGIEDIANMYHYNIILCNSDLKKEKEMQLIEALLEKQVDGLLFLGGEVTEEHREIFSGAQVPIVLAATHDEVDKDRPYVTIDQVQAAKEATGILIREGHKRIGLLGGPLTDPIIGFPRYQGYKEALEEEGIPFNENWVRLGNYRYNSGLEAAKELLGMVDAPTAIFAVNDEMAVGAIHAVQDRGLDVPKDVSVMGFDNIPLASQVRPLLSTVAVPMYDIGAVAMRLLTKYMNDETIEENQVVLPYRLELADSTRLKEL; from the coding sequence ATGGGGAAGAAAAAAGAAACGATAACAATCTATGATGTGGCCCGGGAAGCAGGGGTTTCCATGGCAACGGTTTCCCGTGTGGTTAACGGCAATCCTAATGTAAAGCCGGTCACCCGAAAGAAAGTGCTGGAGACCATTCGTCGGATGGGATATCGTCCGAATGCCGTGGCCCGTGGGTTGGCAAGCAAGAAAACGACTACCGTTGGTGTCGTGATTCCGGATATCTCCTACGCTTTTTTTGCGGAATTAACCCGGGGGATCGAAGATATTGCCAACATGTATCATTACAACATTATCTTGTGCAACTCCGATCTGAAAAAAGAGAAAGAGATGCAGTTGATTGAAGCGCTTTTGGAGAAGCAGGTAGATGGACTGTTGTTTTTAGGCGGGGAAGTAACTGAGGAGCATCGGGAGATCTTTTCCGGAGCTCAGGTTCCCATTGTGCTGGCGGCTACTCATGACGAAGTGGACAAGGACCGCCCCTATGTCACGATCGATCAGGTGCAGGCAGCGAAAGAGGCGACCGGGATATTGATTCGGGAAGGTCACAAGCGGATTGGTCTGTTGGGCGGCCCACTGACGGATCCGATCATCGGTTTCCCCCGTTACCAGGGGTACAAAGAAGCCTTGGAGGAAGAAGGAATCCCCTTTAACGAAAATTGGGTGCGCCTGGGCAACTACCGATATAATTCCGGTCTGGAAGCGGCCAAGGAGCTCTTGGGGATGGTGGATGCCCCCACGGCGATTTTTGCGGTCAACGATGAGATGGCGGTAGGAGCCATCCATGCGGTTCAGGATCGGGGTCTGGATGTACCGAAAGATGTGTCGGTGATGGGATTTGACAACATCCCCCTCGCTTCTCAAGTGCGGCCCCTGTTGAGCACGGTGGCGGTACCGATGTATGATATCGGTGCAGTGGCCATGCGTTTGTTGACCAAATACATGAATGACGAGACGATCGAAGAAAATCAAGTGGTATTGCCCTATCGATTGGAGTTGGCGGACTCCACCCGTCTAAAGGAATTATGA
- a CDS encoding 5'-methylthioadenosine/adenosylhomocysteine nucleosidase encodes MEKRIGLIGAMEEEIALFLEEMEREQTEEHVGIRYHSGRLAGQSVVVCRSGVGKVNASVCTQVLIDRYGVESVIFTGVAGALDPKLDIGDIVVSTSCQQHDMDVTPLGLSKGEIPFQKVSEFQADPELIRLAEKAASMWTEGRVIRGKVLSGDQFIARVDTVRELREQMGGACVEMEGAAVAHVCHLNDIPFVVIRSMSDRADHSADVNFQEFAVIAARRSNGIVKNMIGQHHS; translated from the coding sequence ATGGAGAAACGGATTGGCTTAATTGGGGCGATGGAAGAAGAAATTGCCCTTTTTTTGGAGGAAATGGAGAGGGAGCAGACGGAAGAGCACGTCGGTATCCGATACCACTCGGGGCGGTTGGCCGGCCAATCCGTGGTCGTGTGCCGTTCCGGAGTGGGCAAGGTAAACGCCTCCGTCTGCACACAAGTCCTGATTGACCGTTATGGAGTGGAATCCGTCATCTTTACGGGGGTGGCGGGAGCACTCGATCCGAAACTGGATATCGGTGACATTGTCGTGTCCACCTCTTGTCAGCAACATGATATGGATGTGACTCCGCTGGGTCTCTCGAAGGGAGAAATCCCCTTTCAAAAGGTCTCGGAGTTTCAAGCCGATCCTGAACTGATCCGGCTGGCGGAAAAAGCGGCATCGATGTGGACGGAAGGACGGGTGATCCGGGGGAAAGTGCTGTCAGGAGATCAATTTATCGCCCGTGTAGACACGGTTCGGGAATTGCGAGAGCAGATGGGCGGCGCTTGTGTGGAGATGGAGGGGGCAGCCGTCGCCCATGTGTGCCACCTGAACGATATTCCTTTTGTCGTGATCCGGTCGATGTCCGACCGGGCGGATCATTCCGCAGATGTAAACTTCCAGGAATTTGCCGTCATTGCCGCCCGTCGATCCAATGGGATCGTAAAAAATATGATCGGACAGCATCATTCGTAA